aaaattaatatgtCCAAGACCTGCACAAGGGAGATTTACTATACAGGGAGTATGCTGAACTACATGCAGATCCccactgatatttttttttaaaaccagaactCGGATTTTTACAAAATTCATTAAAACAATTTGATAGCAGATTTAGTAACACAGTTACTAAACTTTAGCAATGCAGTTACTTTCAACCATAGCACCATATTTCATGATACGAAGGTTTTGTATCAGTATAAAAAGCCTTAGGCTTAAATTCTCCCGAAGTACGCCTCAATTTGTTCCAGGGTCTGTCCTTTCGTTTCAGGAACataaaaagctgtaaaaattACGTTgaggcagcagaaggcagagaaGAGCCAGAATGTGCCACAGGACGTTAAGAAGCCCTGAGAAAggggaaacaacaaaaaaagccacattATTACAGCTCACTACTGTACAACTACAGTTCTATATTGCCAGAGAGGACTATAGCTCAGGAAAATCTTTAACAAATTTCcttatgaaaagaaacttcaaatTGTAATGTATGATGCTTACTATGAGATCATGAAATTCTTTGGTTACCAAGAAGGCCATACCCCAGTTTGTTAACACACAAGCACCACTTGATATGCCTCTAGCTTTAAGTGGGAAGATTTCGGATATCAACAGCCAGGGAACAGGACCCCAGCCAAGGGCAAAACCTGCAATTACAAACAGGAGAGAACAAATGCAAGTACAAGCTAAAGGCAGAGTGAATGACGCCCACGTTAGTCATGTAAGGGGGTGCAGTTCGCACGCTGGGTTCTTGGATTACTCCAGTAAAACAGTACGtcaagcagaaggaaagagagtGAGTTATTTTAGGGCAGCACGATAACCACTGGTGCATTTTACATCAAATTACAAGAATACTCTTAACAAGCAGAACTTCTTGCCACAAAGTACCTGAAGGGGTAAGCTTAAAAACTGACCTTGTttctcactgctgctgccttgcacCATCACAGAATTCAGCGTGGCGGCTCAGACACTAACAAAGACTGTTTTTTCCATTAATGACTGCAAAGCAGTTTAACCTGAGCACTTACTACTTACTGTTAGCACAAGGAAGTATAAGTTCATTTTCCAGGGAAGTGGCTTAACTAAGCTGCTAGCTTTATCACCAGGATTGTGAACACTCAGTCCACCTTTGTGTTATACACTGAGGTGTCTGTCAAAGACAATTCATTTCCATTAATTGATAATGTGACAGAATGGAACAAATTCGTCAGAAAGTCTGAGTTTCATATAATGGCTACTTCAAAGCCCGTTCCACTTACCAGCAACAAAGAGCCCTAGGCTCACTACTGCAAGCCAGGATATGCTGCTTTCTGTTCCTGGTGATGCTGAATTTAGTGTGAACCATACATCAGAGTTTGATGAGTTGTTTCCATTTGGAAGGGCCATTTTAAAGTAAAGTCCAAACAATGCAGTACTGAGAGCCATGATTAGCCCTGAAAAGTAAGCAATAATGAAACTGTCACTGGCTGCCACTTGGTCAGCCAAATATAAGATGTGCTGGCCCTCACAGAAGTGCTTCGTGGAAGATACTGCTCTTGGAAATAAACACTGGCCTTGACAGGAGTGACAGATGCTAGACAAGCATTCTAAACACTAGGCAAACAATAGAGTCTTCACAGCAGACAATTACTATTGAGTGTGCAGCACAACCACCGTATCAAAcacagtttgttttcttcagcacaTTTACTCCTACAGTTAGAATCTTTAACTCTGGTCTTATATAACTAAACGCCACAATCTGCCATTAAatcagcagcagccacagagaaACTACTTTGAAATAGCCACTTATTGACAACTTGGGTATGAGAATGTATCATGACATTGGATcttattaaactgaaaaagtatCACAGTGGTAAGAACTGTCTCAGTGACACAgctgtttcaaaagaaaaactggCCTGgtaagaagacaaaaagataGCCACATGTAGTTTCAAGGGGTTCCACCTGCAATATATATACATAACATGATAGTTCCCTCTTGTGAATGTAAGTCTATAGTTATACCCacttaaaaatgtataaattgCAATACTTAATTTCCTGAACAGTTAAGATATTTATGGGTactacataattattttttactggACAAAATTTAGTAACATGTTTTACCAGATATGTAAAGCAGCACTTTTCGTCCAGTTTTATCTATGATAAGTGCAGCCACAGCAGTGAAACACACTTGTATGGAACTCACAACAACAGAAGCCATTCTGCTGTCCTGAAATAAAGTAAGAGGCAGGGAGATTTTGCTCTTTTGGGCTGACAAGAGGATCACTTATCAAGCATTACAAATACATTTGCTTCTTGAATCTGAATGAAGATAAACTATGGCACAGAAATTAAGAGTGGGGTGAaacaacagaaggaaaaaaaaaagaagacatcaCCAATTAACACAACATACTAGTTGCTTAATAAACTCTAAAGTAAGCCACAACTGCTGCCCAGAGTTCCACTTGCTCTGAAACATTGCATTTGCAagcctaaaaaaataaaattacacagGAAGATTACTCTAATAGGAATTTCTATCAATATCAAAGTTTCAGACCAGCCAACTGCAACATacttcccctcccccccaaaaaaaggcaTGCCAGCGTGGCACGGGCAAAAGGGCACCTGGAGtgcaaaccaaaaaccccacgAAAACACAAACCCTGTTCTTTATGACCCAGGCAGGATCATTTATCAAGTCAGTTTCTTATATGGTTTAGACTTCTTATACCACTAAGCTGAAACTATGAGACATTTGTCAGTTTAGAAACACACCCCAATTACCTTGAAGTTTGCCTCTTCAAAGATAGTTTCTGCATAGAACATAACGGCATTAATGCCTGTTATTTGCTGGAAGAACATTAGAGCAACACCAATAAGAAGTGGCCTGTAGATTGAGGGGTTCTTAAATTCAGAAAGATTCAGTCCCTGTTAAAATGATTAAGCAATGATTTGGTCAGAAATTTCATCTCTCAGatcaaagaacaaaaagaaaaacagaacatttcAGTTTGTTCAAACTCAGTAAGTCTCCCTCTCCCACCTTGGCAAAACCTAAGTGTCTTAGCAGTAAAAATGTTCATATTTGAAGTATCTGAAAACTccagaaaagctttttccccttttcttagGTTCTAGAGACAGAGAATAACAGTACTTTATCTACAAAGTTAACGTGAATGAATCCATGGTTTGCAGAAACTGAACTTCAATTATTAGACCTGTCTATTTAAACACACATCTCACAAGAGGCTAAATGATGCTTTTAGAGACACAACAGAAAATGCATTCatacatacagaaaataagCCTCAGAGGTGTTGAGCAATCCTACAAAATTGCTAAATAAAAAACTAGACAGCTGTCATACAATTAACAAGCCCAACTGCCACTTCCGCACACCGACGGCAGCCAgtggtgacagcagctgcagctgaaatgcagaggaaaaagGTTCCAAGAATCTCACTTGCTTCTTGAGTATTGTTTGTATAAGGGAACAGGTTTGGGCCACTGGCTGTAAAAAGGCCATTAACCAAGCTTTGGTAAAACCTTTTTAACTACATTATATGGTTTCAGATATTATCTCcatacaaaatgttttctaagaGTAAATCAGATTCTCATCACCTCCTCCTGAACGCTGGCTTCAACCTGCTGACATTCCCATTCATGGTCTGCGTGCGGTCCCCGCAGGAAGCACAAAGCAGCTACGGCTTCTGCGCGTTTGTTCCGATTCAGCAGAAATCTCGGTGTTTCAGGCATGAAGGACATGAACAATAGCATTATGCAGGATGGGAAAGAACACAACACTGCCAGCCAGCGCCATTTTAGTGTTATTCCTAGgtgacaaaagggaaagaaagaaagagcactACGAACATCTATTAGTTGtacaaaaaaattaacatttacTTCCAATTCTTCAGCATAGTTCTTTCATTACATGTACTAATTCTTTTTTATAACCTAGAGCCCTAACCCAAATACCTGCAACGTAGGCTCCCAGTATTCCCGTCACCACCATCAACTGAACACAAGAGCCAAGCATACCACGGACTTTAGGATGAGATACTTCAGATATATACACCTAAAACACAAGAGGAAAACATCTAATAATGCTATCCAATTTTGGATCAAGGACTTGAGAAGTAATTCATTTCTGTAAAAACACAGATGTATTTCCCAGTAACTCCCCTCCTTTAAAAAGGCCTCAATAAGATGAAGTGAGTAGAAAAGTACCATCCCAGAAATGTATATTGGTGGTATGAAAAACCCTGGAGAAAAGGGAGGACCTAAGCCAGAAGAAAGTTGATGTAGTATCAGTATCCCAGAGGTGAATAAACTTGTATCAGTAAGAGCCTCTTTGGTTCAACAAGAAATATTCAACAAGAAATGCATCATCTCAAAGAAGTCTAGAGCTTAGAGCACTCTTTGCATAAACACACGGCCCAAACCACATATCACTGTTTGCAATGagagttttgattttttaatttgacaTAAAGagtgcaaaattatttcaaaattatttcattctccACGAAGTtcaaaactgacaaaaaaaaaaatcagtttcttctAAATTCACTAAGTGCCTTGGCTACGGTTATTCAGTTACTTCACCCAAGCCACCTACAGTACTGCTATggaaaaatacaccaaaaagccacacacaaacaaacaaagaattgcacatgcacacaaaccCAGAAAAACTTCTTACTTACTGGAACAACAAGTGAAGTAACTCCACTGGCCAAGCCTGTCAGCATTCGTCCAAAATAAAGCATCCAAACATTATGAGCAGATATAATAACTATATATCCAAGAACATATGGTACTGAGCACAGCATGAGACTCAGCTTTCTCCCAATTTTATCCACAAGATAGCCTCCTAGTACTCCTCCGACAGCAGCTCCTAACGTTACTACTGACTTcaaaaaacaagttaaaaaattattatacatacatataaacaaacataaaaataaataacagcaatttcttaaattttttaaaaatagcagcttCTAAAAAAAAGTGCAAGAGCATGTAGGTGTTTGGGTAATAAAGATAAGCATTCACTGCTTAATGAAAACAGCCAAGCAGCAATACTCACCACAACTGAACGGCAAGTAATTTCCATATTACACACAAAGCTCTTTcaatgaacaagaaaaaaaaagcagcagtaacTGTTTCTTAATCTGTCTACAAAACTGCCCATTCATAAACAGGCCTTTCAAACTGCTTTAAAGCCCTGAAGAATTCGTTGTCACATCTAACCTGAAGTCCAGCCTGTATCCCAGAAGCAAATATTCCTCATGCCGATGAATTGCActaatttattaaaaagtttgttttctgtggtcCCTTAGCAGGTTCGTTTGAGAAACACAGGAATGGTTAGAAGAAATTTTAGCACCAAAAATAGGTTTAAACAATAGGAGCATTTGTTAGTATGTGCTGAGAGCTATCAGAGCACAACAGCACTGTTACTCAGGAAAAATTTGAGCCAATCCctgcatttagaaaaaaaaaaaaaacaaacaactggatttcatttttaagatcTGCATTTGCCCTCACTCTCGGGAGGAACAGGACCCCATCGTACGAGCATCTTCTTGACCTGTGCTTTCAAGTGAAAGCACGTAACGGTAACGCACACACCGAGACGTACCCCGAACCACGAGGCTCGATCGCCGTCCAGTCTCAGGTCAGGGTCGCCGATCTTGCCCAGCTCCGCAATCACGggggagctgcagcccagcGCGAACCCGAAGCTCAGCGGTCCCAGGAGGGCGGCAAACGCGGCCAGGTACAGCTTCGTGTCCCGCACTCTGCGGCAGGAGAGGCCGACACGGATCGCACCGCGCCCGCCTTCCGCCCCCGGCCCCTCACCGGGGCCGTCAGAGCTCGGGCGGGCGGCAGAGGGCTCGATCCAGCGCTcgccccggccgcccccgcTACCGGTCGTGTTCCGGGGCGCCCTGAGCCCGCTGGCGCGGCGGCTCCCGCGCTCACCTGGCGCCGGAGTCCGAGGCGGAGTGGCCCAGCAGGGACCGAGACTCCTCCGCAGCCATGGCGCCCCCGCGGCAGCCGGCACCGGCCGCCTCTGCAAGGCGCCCGCCTGGACGGAAACGGCTGCGCGGCAGCGCGCAGCGATGACGTTGAGGGTGCGCCGGAAGCTGCCTGAGCCGGAGAGCAGCGAGTGCCGGGGAGCCCTTCCCGCCCGTGCCCGCCGGTCTGCCCGGCGCAGGGCCCGCGGCGCGGGCTCGCCCCGCCCCTTCCGCGGCGGGTGTGGCCGAGGCGCCCAGGCCCGTCAGAGCGCGGCCTCCTGCCGCGGTGCCCGGAGCCGCGGTGCCCGGAGCCGCGTGGGAACCCGTCCTGCTGTGGGAGCGATGGCCgcggggcagccccagcccgcgccgggctccgcggggcCGCGCCAGCCGCCTGCCCGGGGACGCCCCGCGCCCGGCCGCTACCTGAGGTGAGCGCCGCGGCCCACGGGACTCGGGCGAGCGGCGCCGGCAGCTGTCGGCAGCAGCGGCGCTGAAATCGGCGGTCCTCGCCGCGCTCTGTGCGTGCGGAGGTACATGGGAGGGGGCGGAGGGCGCGGATCGGGCAGCCGAATCACCCGGGAAAGAGCCTCACGCACGGAGCTCCGagccccggcagccccggctgCCCTCGGCGTCAGCGTTAGCTTCGCGTATTGAATACAGCAAACacctatttttttattcataggGAGCCTGTTAGAAagagtttgttttaaagaaaaggcaTGCCTGCTGGCGCAGCAGACCGGTGCTGTTTGGAGTTACTAACAGCGCTGACGAGCGCTGTCAGGAGTAGAAGCTACTCTGTGAACTTGTGACTTGGTAGGAGCAGCTGTTTCTGTGCCTCTGGCACCCAGCACCTTCTTGTGTTTTCATCAACAATTGCATGCCATTTGCAGCCTTTCGTAGTGTAGACTGTACTTTTCTGTACTACTTTGCCGTGTTAAGAGGTGTACTCTAAGATCTTATTCTATGAAGATAAAATGCCTGTATAGAAATAAACACGTTATTGACTCCCACTCAGATtccccaattctttgggcttggGAGATTCTATGAATTAAATTCAGCCAGTTTTCTAACTATCTGACTTAGATCTTCCAGAGAAAATAACTATGGCATTTTAACTGTTTACCTCATGTTTATCTTTTTAATCACTTGTCCAAGCTTATTGTTGGAACTTGAGATGCCACAGGCTAGTATAAATGCATACAGATCGTGTAGTTTACGAGGTAGTATGTCAAACCTTCAATTTCATAGTTAATTCTTTTCATTGGAAATAAACtgagaaagaagggggaaaaaaaaaaaacaacaggattttttttaaaaaaaaaagaaagggtttGGGTCAAAACAGTGCAGAGGTCTCAAAACTGACACTAGGCCAGGACAATGTACAGCCTTTCCacaaggaagatagaaagataTGTAACATATCCTTCAAAACAGGTTTTCAGACATCTCTCtgtatcttttttaaaaagctacagTTACCtgctttgtgtttaaaatggTTCAGGACCAAGGTATGAGTAAGTTCTGTCAGTAACTAGCTTACCACTGCTTATATACTTTGGTTTCTTCCCTTTATCAGTATAATCCATGAGTAAACTCTAAAACAGTGTTTGTTTGCTATAATAGGTTTAAAACTTAAACTAACCCTTCCCTTATTGGATTCAGAATTTGAAAGTGATAGCCTAGGACAAGACAAGTGTTTACATCCATAATGAGTGATAACTTTCACTTACTCCATACAATTCACTTCTAGGTCTGATGTGGGACAAATGATAGTTCAAAGTGCCTGCAAATGCTTAGTCCTAACCTAACGAATACTTTAAAATGTGCTTGACCACTTCAGTCAATGTGTTAGCATGCCATTTGGAATACTGATGTACCAGTAATAAAGATGTGATGCTTACCTTGTTTTCTGAACAGAACTAATACAGTATTTTGATGTATCACAGGTAAATTTTTCCATAACCTTATGGAGAAAAAGGACTTTGAAGCATGGCTTGATAACATTTCTattacatttctttctctgacggacttgcagaaaaatgaaactctGGATCACCTGATTAGCTTGAGTGGAGCAGTCCAGCTCAGGCACCTCTCCAACAATCTAGAGATTCTCCTCAAGAGGGACTTCCTCAAACTTCTTCCATTGGAACTTAGTTTTTATCTGTTAAAATGGCTTGATCCTCAGACCTTACTCACATGTTGCCTCGTCTCTAAGCAGTGGAATAAGGTTATAAGTGCCTGTACAGAGGTGTGGCAGACCGCATGTAAGAATTTGGGTTGGCAAATAGATGACTCTGTTCAGGATCCCCTGCATTGGAAGAAGGTTTATCTAAAGGCCATTTTAAGGATGAAGCAACTGAAGGACCATGAAGCCTTTGAGACATCCTCTTTAATTGGACACAGTGCCAGAGTATATGCACTTTACTATAAAGATGGACTTCTGTGTACAGGTAGGAAGGACAGACAATCTGGAGTCTTacaattctttgttttctcctcccaCCCCCCTATATGATTTACGacaatttgcttttcctttaccAGACAGCTTATTTTCATAGTGCTAATGCTGTTTAAGATGattcaaaattactttatttttccatttctgaaacATCTGGCACACCAATAAACTCATTAGTCACTttaacaggaaaagaaggagacCAATTTCATTGTTGGTTAAAAAAGCAGTAACAGCAGTAACAGATTAGTGAGCCCATTTGAGAAGTACAGATATGTCAGTTATCATCTTAGAGGATAACTTCCAGTTCCAGGGACCTTATTTGGGCTGTGTGATCACTTGCAGTCCCAAGGTGTGGCAGGAAAAGTCTGTCTTCTTCCTTGGAATAAGACAATTTCTCCGATACATTCTGTAAGTACTTTCAGGCCACACCTGAAGTAccatgtccagttctgggcttctcaGTACAGGAGAGGCATGGACACActggagagagctggggctttCTAATCCTAAAGAAGAGAGGGCTCACGGAAGGATCTTATCAGTGTATGTAAATATCCGAAGTGAGGGggcaaagaagatggagccaggctcttttcagtggtgcccagtgacaggacaagaggcagtgaacacaaactgaaacacaggagattcccTCTAAAACTTTTACTGTGAGATTGATTgagcacaggttgcccagggagattgtaCAGCATCCATCCTTGGACGTATTCAAAAGCCGTCTGgtcatggtcctgggcaaccggctgtaggtggccctgcttgaccAGAGGGGTTCGAAGAGTTGATCTCCAGGTGTTCCTTTCCAACCATAATCACTCCGTGATTCCATGAACATACTATATTTTAAGCAAACATGGAAGATTAATGTAAGATTGGAAATATTATTTACTGTTTGCTTCCAATTATcctgttggatttttttttatattctagGATCAGATGACTTGTCTGCAAAACTGTGGGATGTAAGCACAGGTCAGTGCATATATGGTATCCAGACACACACTTGTGCCGCAGTGAAGTTTGATGAACAAAAGCTTGTAACAGGATCTTTTGATAACACGGTGGCCTGTTGGGAATGGAGCTCTGGGGCAAAGACACAGCATTTTAGAGGACATACTGGTGCTGGTATGTTGAACtgttcagtttttaattttgcCTGTCAAGTAACAGACACCATCATCAAACAACTTATAATTTAAGTCACCTTTTGGGgtagagcagcagcagccagaacaGATCTAGATCTGTCTGCCCTTGAATAATGCCAAAGATTAGCCATGTAGTGTTCTGCAGCTGCATGGGAGTAATACTAAATGCCGTGATTATTCAGTACTTTTGAGTCTACCAAAAATACTCAAACCCTAGGCAGCACAGAGCACATGGCAATAGCAGCTCTGTATATCTCCAGAATGAAGATGTGCTTACAGCAAAGAGCGCAAGAGGACCTGGGAATCTGTATTTGCATTTTGCTCATAATTAAGATCTCTCTCCTCTACTACAAAATATcctcagttcagctgtaagTCTGTTCCCCTGTGTGCGAATAATGAGATGTATCAAATGTACTGATCCTGCTGTACTTTATTTACTAGAACTCTTAAAACAGAAACTAGCTTAAGTTATGCTTTGCCATAATCTAACCATAACGGAACCACTGATGTACCTGCTCTTACTTTGGACAAAAATCAGTAATTTCGCAATGTAGACACAAGAATCCAGAGCAACAATTCGTGTGTACAGTTTAAGAATAACAGTTAAAGCTGTAGTAGCATATGAATTTAGAGGCTATATGACCTAGCTAGTGTCTCGCTTACAGAAAAATGTGCGCACAGAGATGGGTATTCCTTATTTAGTACCCTCCTTGCTTGTAGTTTTTAGTGTGGATTACAATGATGAACTTGACATTCTGGTCA
This region of Columba livia isolate bColLiv1 breed racing homer chromosome 19, bColLiv1.pat.W.v2, whole genome shotgun sequence genomic DNA includes:
- the SLC2A8 gene encoding solute carrier family 2, facilitated glucose transporter member 8 isoform X2 — translated: MAAEESRSLLGHSASDSGARVRDTKLYLAAFAALLGPLSFGFALGCSSPVIAELGKIGDPDLRLDGDRASWFGSVVTLGAAVGGVLGGYLVDKIGRKLSLMLCSVPYVLGYIVIISAHNVWMLYFGRMLTGLASGVTSLVVPVYISEVSHPKVRGMLGSCVQLMVVTGILGAYVAGITLKWRWLAVLCSFPSCIMLLFMSFMPETPRFLLNRNKRAEAVAALCFLRGPHADHEWECQQVEASVQEEGLNLSEFKNPSIYRPLLIGVALMFFQQITGINAVMFYAETIFEEANFKDSRMASVVVSSIQVCFTAVAALIIDKTGRKVLLYISGLIMALSTALFGLYFKMALPNGNNSSNSDVWFTLNSASPGTESSISWLAVVSLGLFVAGLLNVLWHILALLCLLLPQRNFYSFLCS
- the FBXW2 gene encoding F-box/WD repeat-containing protein 2 isoform X1; its protein translation is MEKKDFEAWLDNISITFLSLTDLQKNETLDHLISLSGAVQLRHLSNNLEILLKRDFLKLLPLELSFYLLKWLDPQTLLTCCLVSKQWNKVISACTEVWQTACKNLGWQIDDSVQDPLHWKKVYLKAILRMKQLKDHEAFETSSLIGHSARVYALYYKDGLLCTGSDDLSAKLWDVSTGQCIYGIQTHTCAAVKFDEQKLVTGSFDNTVACWEWSSGAKTQHFRGHTGAVFSVDYNDELDILVSGSADFTVKVWALSTGTCLNTLTGHTEWVTKVVLQKCKVKSLMHSPGDYILLSADKYEIKIWPIGREINCKCLKTLSVSEDRSISLQPRLHFDGKYIVCSSALGLYQWDFASYDILRVIKPPDFSNVSLLGFGEIFALLFDNRYLYIMDLRTEKLISRWPLPEYRKSKRGSSFLAGEMSWLNGLNGQNDMGLVFATSMPDHSIHLVLWKEHG
- the SLC2A8 gene encoding solute carrier family 2, facilitated glucose transporter member 8 isoform X4 gives rise to the protein MAAEESRSLLGHSASDSGARVRDTKLYLAAFAALLGPLSFGFALGCSSPVIAELGKIGDPDLRLDGDRASWFGSVVTLGAAVGGVLGGYLVDKIGRKLSLMLCSVPYVLGYIVIISAHNVWMLYFGRMLTGLASGVTSLVVPVYISEVSHPKVRGMLGSCVQLMVVTGILGAYVAGITLKWRWLAVLCSFPSCIMLLFMSFMPETPRFLLNRNKRAEAVAALCFLRGPHADHEWECQQVEASVQEEGLNLSEFKNPSIYRPLLIGVALMFFQQITGINAVMFYAETIFEEANFKDSRMASVVVSSIQVCFTAVAALIIDKTGRKVLLYISGLIMALSTALFGLYFKMALPNGNNSSNSDVWFTLNSASPGTESSISWLAVVSLGLFVAALSLKTRRRESFPEG
- the SLC2A8 gene encoding solute carrier family 2, facilitated glucose transporter member 8 isoform X5 is translated as MAAEESRSLLGHSASDSGARVRDTKLYLAAFAALLGPLSFGFALGCSSPVIAELGKIGDPDLRLDGDRASWFGSVVTLGAAVGGVLGGYLVDKIGRKLSLMLCSVPYVLGYIVIISAHNVWMLYFGRMLTGLASGVTSLVVPVYISEVSHPKVRGMLGSCVQLMVVTGILGAYVAGITLKWRWLAVLCSFPSCIMLLFMSFMPETPRFLLNRNKRAEAVAALCFLRGPHADHEWECQQVEASVQEEGLNLSEFKNPSIYRPLLIGVALMFFQQITGINAVMFYAETIFEEANFKDSRMASVVVSSIQVCFTAVAALIIDKTGRKVLLYISGLIMALSTALFGLYFKMALPNGNNSSNSDVWFTLNSASPGTESSISWLAVVSLGLFVADTSVYNTKVD
- the SLC2A8 gene encoding solute carrier family 2, facilitated glucose transporter member 8 isoform X3, translated to MAAEESRSLLGHSASDSGARVRDTKLYLAAFAALLGPLSFGFALGCSSPVIAELGKIGDPDLRLDGDRASWFGVYISEVSHPKVRGMLGSCVQLMVVTGILGAYVAGITLKWRWLAVLCSFPSCIMLLFMSFMPETPRFLLNRNKRAEAVAALCFLRGPHADHEWECQQVEASVQEEGLNLSEFKNPSIYRPLLIGVALMFFQQITGINAVMFYAETIFEEANFKDSRMASVVVSSIQVCFTAVAALIIDKTGRKVLLYISGLIMALSTALFGLYFKMALPNGNNSSNSDVWFTLNSASPGTESSISWLAVVSLGLFVAGFALGWGPVPWLLISEIFPLKARGISSGACVLTNWGMAFLVTKEFHDLIGFLTSCGTFWLFSAFCCLNVIFTAFYVPETKGQTLEQIEAYFGRI
- the SLC2A8 gene encoding solute carrier family 2, facilitated glucose transporter member 8 isoform X1, whose translation is MAAEESRSLLGHSASDSGARVRDTKLYLAAFAALLGPLSFGFALGCSSPVIAELGKIGDPDLRLDGDRASWFGSVVTLGAAVGGVLGGYLVDKIGRKLSLMLCSVPYVLGYIVIISAHNVWMLYFGRMLTGLASGVTSLVVPVYISEVSHPKVRGMLGSCVQLMVVTGILGAYVAGITLKWRWLAVLCSFPSCIMLLFMSFMPETPRFLLNRNKRAEAVAALCFLRGPHADHEWECQQVEASVQEEGLNLSEFKNPSIYRPLLIGVALMFFQQITGINAVMFYAETIFEEANFKDSRMASVVVSSIQVCFTAVAALIIDKTGRKVLLYISGLIMALSTALFGLYFKMALPNGNNSSNSDVWFTLNSASPGTESSISWLAVVSLGLFVAGFALGWGPVPWLLISEIFPLKARGISSGACVLTNWGMAFLVTKEFHDLIGFLTSCGTFWLFSAFCCLNVIFTAFYVPETKGQTLEQIEAYFGRI
- the SLC2A8 gene encoding solute carrier family 2, facilitated glucose transporter member 8 isoform X6, translated to MLCSVPYVLGYIVIISAHNVWMLYFGRMLTGLASGVTSLVVPVYISEVSHPKVRGMLGSCVQLMVVTGILGAYVAGITLKWRWLAVLCSFPSCIMLLFMSFMPETPRFLLNRNKRAEAVAALCFLRGPHADHEWECQQVEASVQEEGLNLSEFKNPSIYRPLLIGVALMFFQQITGINAVMFYAETIFEEANFKDSRMASVVVSSIQVCFTAVAALIIDKTGRKVLLYISGLIMALSTALFGLYFKMALPNGNNSSNSDVWFTLNSASPGTESSISWLAVVSLGLFVAGFALGWGPVPWLLISEIFPLKARGISSGACVLTNWGMAFLVTKEFHDLIGFLTSCGTFWLFSAFCCLNVIFTAFYVPETKGQTLEQIEAYFGRI